The Calothrix sp. PCC 7507 DNA segment TCTGGTGCAGTGCAAAGAGAAACCCAAGGCGTTTGTGGTGGGATAATGTTAGTGTGGCTAGAGTTATGGTTAGGGAATGAAAGCTTAAATTTAGTTAACCAGATTATCAATATTTTAACTTCTGGACAAATAGCTACACTTGTTACTCCGTTTGATGCAGATAAAAAACCTTACTTACTTTTAGAAACCCAATTAATAGCTACTGTCCAAAATACAGAATTTATTGAAACTTTATTACCGCCGCCAACACTTTTAATCATCGGTGCGGGACATATTGCGGTGCCTTTAGCACAGATTGCCAAAATAATAGGATTTCAAGTTATCATACAAGACGATCGCCCAGAATTTGCGACAAAAGAAAGATTTCCTGAAGCATCACTTATAATCGCACAACCAATCGATTCAATTAGGGAAATAATCAATAAAATTCCTGATTTATATGTGGTTTTAGTCACCAAAGGTTATTTGCAAGATTTACCTGCTTTAAAACTGCTGTATAATCATCAACTGGCATATATTGGTATGGTTGGAAGTAAAAAAAGAGTTCATACTGTTTATAAAATGTTGCAAGATGAGGGTTATGCAGTGGATTTTTTACAGACAATATATGCACCGATAGGTTTAGATATTGGTGCTTTAACACCAGAAGAAATTGCGGTAAGTATTTGTGGAGAATTAATCAAGGTTCGTCGTGGGGGAAGAGGGGTTTCACTTTCTGATAAACTTGTTGAATAAATGATGTTTTTTTCTCACGCAGAGACGCAGAGACGCAGAGAAGAACGCAAGAGTGTAGTTTAAGTAAAATGGCTGAAAATTTTAAATCGAAAAAGTATGCTATTGTGCTGGCTGCGGGTATTTCTAGCAGGATGGGTATTTGTAAAACTTCTCTACTTTGGGTTGAAGGGAAAGACTTATTAAATTATCAATTAGAACAGTGGTTAAATGTGGGTTTTACACCTGTGGTTGTGCTAGGTTTACATAATAGCCACAGACAAAAAGATTTTCATCCTGAATGTATAACTGTGATTAATTCTCATGCCTATCTAGGGAAAACAACTTCCATTCTGACGGGATTGCAACAGATTCCTCAAGATTTTGAGATATTAGCAATTTCTGCAGTTGATCAACCTAGGAATTTGAATATTTATCAGCACCTTGTGCAATCGCATGAAGAAAATTTAGCATTAATTACTGCACCAACTTATCGAGGTAAAATGGGACATCCATTGTTATTTGCAAATGAAATGCGATCGCACTTAGCAAATATCCAAGAATCAAGCTTAGGTTTACGTCAAGTAATCCAAGATTTTTATCCAGTAATTTGTCAAGTTGCTTTTGAAAATCCGGAAGTTGTTGTTGATATTAACACGCCAGAAATATATCAAAAATGTTTTGGTTTATACTCAACCTTACCTTAAATTATTTCCAACTCTAACTGATGACTTGTGAGAAAATCATGAGTGAAATGATCCTCTACATTTGTATCATTCAATTCTAAATTATAAAAATTCACAATTTCATGGTCAAAATATGGCCCTGCGTGCCAAGTTCCCATCTCTAACTTAATAAAACAATTCCCAGGAATACGGAAAGCAGCAATCTGCTCTAATGTTGGTTCATTGATATTATTATTGGGAGGACAAACTGCAATTAACCAATCTTTGCCCTCCAAAGCACCCAAACATTGAGTACATTTTTCATGACGAGTAATTTTATGAAACATCCGCCCTTTTTTGTGCAACTGCATAATATAAAATCGCGGTATCCCATTTTGTAAATTTAATTGGGCATCTTCTACATCAAAAGTTTTGCCATCTTTACTAGGGAA contains these protein-coding regions:
- a CDS encoding ureidoglycolate lyase; this encodes MNTSQTVQQLQAKWITPENFRRYGQVIFPSKDGKTFDVEDAQLNLQNGIPRFYIMQLHKKGRMFHKITRHEKCTQCLGALEGKDWLIAVCPPNNNINEPTLEQIAAFRIPGNCFIKLEMGTWHAGPYFDHEIVNFYNLELNDTNVEDHFTHDFLTSHQLELEII
- a CDS encoding XdhC family protein → MLQFYQQLAAALKKGAVVLATVTNTQGSVPREVGAKMFIDANGNTIGTIGGGAGEAKVYQTALQVLQTGEKQFVEIDLSGAVQRETQGVCGGIMLVWLELWLGNESLNLVNQIINILTSGQIATLVTPFDADKKPYLLLETQLIATVQNTEFIETLLPPPTLLIIGAGHIAVPLAQIAKIIGFQVIIQDDRPEFATKERFPEASLIIAQPIDSIREIINKIPDLYVVLVTKGYLQDLPALKLLYNHQLAYIGMVGSKKRVHTVYKMLQDEGYAVDFLQTIYAPIGLDIGALTPEEIAVSICGELIKVRRGGRGVSLSDKLVE
- a CDS encoding NTP transferase domain-containing protein; amino-acid sequence: MAENFKSKKYAIVLAAGISSRMGICKTSLLWVEGKDLLNYQLEQWLNVGFTPVVVLGLHNSHRQKDFHPECITVINSHAYLGKTTSILTGLQQIPQDFEILAISAVDQPRNLNIYQHLVQSHEENLALITAPTYRGKMGHPLLFANEMRSHLANIQESSLGLRQVIQDFYPVICQVAFENPEVVVDINTPEIYQKCFGLYSTLP